A genomic region of Brachyspira pilosicoli contains the following coding sequences:
- a CDS encoding ABC transporter ATP-binding protein has product MNIIELKDVHKSFGSQKVLNGVNLVVNKGETLSVIGNSGCGKSVLIKHLIGLLQPDSGSIIIDGNDINQISDNELTEVRKKFAMVFQGAALFDSLNVYENVSFGLRRIKKDMPESRIKIKVAEVLDMVGMPNIENKMPSELSGGMKKRVGLARAIAMDPEILLYDEPTTGLDPVMSRVIDDLIVKMQNILNVTSIVITHDMTSVFRMADRVVMLHKGQIIEGGDPDHLKEIENPHLKFFFMSSIAKKGEDIESIRPKD; this is encoded by the coding sequence ATGAATATAATAGAATTGAAAGATGTACATAAGAGTTTTGGCAGTCAAAAGGTTTTAAATGGAGTTAATCTTGTAGTAAATAAAGGTGAAACATTATCTGTTATAGGTAATTCAGGCTGCGGTAAAAGTGTTCTTATAAAGCATTTAATAGGATTATTACAGCCGGATTCTGGAAGCATTATAATAGACGGAAATGATATAAATCAAATATCAGATAATGAGCTTACTGAGGTAAGAAAAAAGTTCGCTATGGTTTTTCAGGGGGCTGCTTTATTTGACTCTTTAAATGTTTATGAGAATGTAAGTTTTGGTCTTAGAAGAATAAAAAAAGATATGCCTGAAAGTAGAATAAAGATAAAAGTAGCTGAAGTATTAGATATGGTAGGTATGCCGAATATAGAAAATAAAATGCCTTCAGAATTATCAGGAGGAATGAAAAAACGTGTTGGGCTAGCACGTGCTATTGCGATGGACCCTGAAATATTGTTATACGATGAGCCTACTACTGGATTAGACCCTGTTATGTCTAGGGTAATAGATGATTTAATAGTAAAAATGCAAAATATACTTAATGTTACAAGCATAGTTATTACGCATGATATGACTAGTGTATTTAGAATGGCTGATAGAGTTGTTATGCTGCATAAGGGGCAGATTATAGAAGGCGGTGACCCTGATCATTTAAAAGAAATAGAAAACCCTCATTTAAAATTCTTTTTTATGAGCAGTATAGCAAAAAAAGGTGAAGATATAGAAAGTATTAGACCAAAAGATTAA
- a CDS encoding MlaD family protein encodes MKNKVKLGIFFIVTLVLLIGAITVFGKFKLKGNGYRIYVDYVFIGDLLVNGKVSYRGGGINIGFIEDISINPDGTIRVTLFITDRKVILPEGTRFTIQTVGLGLGEKYIMATPPTITTSGLKSIEPGSIVQGVEPFSLESTLGSIGDIGKDLNFEQFSGILTNLSKTIMSITEIIGTNEKTITDVISNFNESLIHINSITKDLSSIINDVENGKGTAGIIMKDTNMQTNVAVIIDNMRIFSEKLRDNPSALLFRETRTNR; translated from the coding sequence ATGAAAAACAAGGTAAAATTAGGAATATTTTTTATAGTTACTTTAGTGTTGCTAATCGGAGCTATAACTGTATTCGGTAAGTTTAAATTAAAAGGTAACGGTTATAGAATATATGTAGACTATGTATTCATTGGCGACTTGCTTGTAAATGGTAAAGTATCATATAGAGGCGGCGGAATTAATATTGGTTTCATAGAAGATATTAGTATTAATCCGGATGGAACTATAAGGGTAACTTTGTTTATTACAGATAGAAAAGTAATATTGCCAGAAGGTACAAGATTTACTATACAAACAGTAGGATTAGGTCTTGGTGAAAAGTATATTATGGCAACGCCTCCAACAATTACAACTTCTGGACTTAAATCTATAGAACCAGGATCTATAGTACAAGGTGTGGAGCCTTTTAGTTTAGAAAGTACATTAGGTTCTATAGGAGATATTGGTAAAGATTTAAACTTTGAACAGTTTTCTGGAATATTAACTAATTTGTCTAAAACTATTATGAGTATAACTGAAATTATAGGTACTAATGAAAAAACTATTACAGATGTAATTTCAAATTTTAATGAGAGTTTAATACATATTAATTCTATAACAAAAGATTTATCTAGCATAATTAATGATGTAGAAAATGGTAAAGGTACAGCAGGAATTATTATGAAAGATACAAATATGCAGACAAATGTAGCTGTTATTATTGATAATATGAGAATATTTAGTGAAAAATTAAGAGACAATCCTTCTGCATTATTATTTAGAGAGACTAGGACTAATAGATAA
- a CDS encoding inositol monophosphatase, whose product MPIFKKLSDEKKEEIKAKKEIEAKINKIPKSILNRCIKDAEYIAIKAGKYSLKFFSSPKMISHKGKTDLFTEIDVKNEKTIREYLTKKYPKFGFYGEESGQTDNDKDFNWIVDPIDGTTNFIHGYPFYCVSIGLAYKDVPVLGVIYNPITDTVYKAHIKSKAYKNKKVINVSSNNKLIDSLIITGFYYNTSTDDDFLNNRMIDFANMVKRSLAVRRDGSAALDICMVAEGIADGFFEYGLSPWDICAGTVILKQAGGMVTNINMKEYNIFSKKQYIASNKKIHKEMIKVLE is encoded by the coding sequence ATGCCTATATTTAAAAAATTAAGTGATGAAAAAAAAGAAGAGATAAAAGCAAAGAAAGAAATAGAAGCAAAAATAAATAAAATACCAAAGTCTATTTTAAATAGATGTATAAAAGATGCTGAATATATTGCAATTAAAGCGGGAAAATATTCTCTTAAGTTTTTTTCTTCTCCAAAGATGATATCTCATAAGGGTAAAACAGATTTATTTACAGAAATAGATGTAAAAAATGAAAAAACAATAAGAGAATATTTAACTAAAAAATATCCAAAATTTGGTTTTTATGGTGAAGAATCTGGGCAAACTGATAATGATAAAGATTTTAATTGGATAGTAGACCCGATAGACGGCACTACCAATTTTATACATGGCTACCCATTTTATTGTGTATCTATTGGTTTGGCATATAAGGATGTTCCTGTATTAGGAGTTATTTATAATCCTATAACAGATACAGTATATAAAGCACATATTAAATCAAAAGCATATAAAAATAAGAAAGTAATTAATGTAAGCAGTAATAACAAATTAATAGATTCTTTAATAATTACAGGTTTTTATTATAATACTAGTACCGATGATGATTTTCTAAATAATAGAATGATAGATTTTGCTAATATGGTAAAGAGGAGTTTAGCAGTTAGAAGAGATGGTTCTGCGGCATTAGATATATGTATGGTAGCAGAAGGTATTGCTGATGGTTTTTTTGAATATGGATTATCACCTTGGGATATATGTGCGGGTACTGTGATTTTGAAGCAGGCTGGCGGCATGGTAACAAATATTAATATGAAAGAATATAATATTTTTTCTAAAAAACAATATATTGCAAGTAATAAAAAAATTCATAAAGAAATGATAAAAGTACTTGAATAA
- the atpD gene encoding F0F1 ATP synthase subunit beta, with the protein MIEGKKGKVIQVVGSTLDAEFEEGHLPAILNALYIDKEVEGIKRHIVCEVQQHLGSGRVRAIALESTDGISRGDDIIDTGNHIMVPVGNETIGRIFNVLGQTVDKGEPIKAKEHRSIHAAPPKFENLEPKLEIFETGIKVIDLLAPYIKGGKTGLFGGAGVGKTVLIMELIHNIASEHGGYSVFAGVGERTREGNDLWSEMKESGVINKTCLVYGQMNEPPGARLRVALTALTMAEYFRDSANLDVLLFIDNIFRFTQAGSEVSALLGRMPSAVGYQPTLATEMGALQERITSTKHGSITSIQAVYVPADDLTDPAPATAFTHLDATTVLSREVSEKGIYPAVDPLASTSRILDPIVLGKEHYEVARKVQHILQRYKDLQDIIAILGADELSEDDKLIVSRARKIEQFLSQPFFVAEQFTGLQGRYVKLEDTIRSFKGICNGDYDDLPDQAFRLVGSIEEAIAKAKTINA; encoded by the coding sequence ATGATAGAAGGTAAAAAAGGTAAAGTAATTCAAGTAGTAGGCTCAACATTAGATGCCGAATTTGAAGAAGGACATCTTCCTGCTATATTAAATGCTCTTTATATAGATAAAGAAGTAGAAGGAATAAAAAGACATATAGTCTGTGAAGTCCAGCAACATTTGGGAAGCGGAAGAGTAAGGGCTATAGCTTTAGAATCCACTGATGGTATATCTAGGGGAGATGATATAATAGATACAGGCAATCATATAATGGTTCCTGTAGGTAATGAAACTATAGGAAGAATATTTAACGTATTAGGTCAAACAGTAGATAAAGGTGAGCCTATAAAAGCAAAAGAACATAGGTCTATACATGCTGCACCGCCCAAATTTGAAAATTTAGAGCCTAAGCTTGAAATTTTTGAAACAGGTATTAAGGTAATAGATTTGCTTGCTCCATATATTAAAGGCGGTAAAACAGGTCTTTTTGGAGGTGCCGGAGTTGGTAAGACTGTTCTTATAATGGAGCTTATACATAATATTGCAAGCGAACATGGCGGATATTCTGTATTTGCAGGTGTTGGTGAAAGAACAAGAGAAGGTAATGATTTATGGTCTGAGATGAAAGAATCTGGGGTTATTAATAAAACTTGTCTTGTTTATGGTCAGATGAATGAGCCTCCTGGAGCAAGACTTAGAGTAGCTTTAACTGCTCTTACTATGGCTGAATATTTTAGAGATTCTGCTAATTTGGATGTGCTTTTATTTATAGATAATATATTTAGATTTACTCAGGCTGGAAGTGAGGTATCAGCATTACTTGGACGTATGCCTTCAGCAGTAGGTTATCAGCCTACACTTGCCACAGAAATGGGTGCTTTACAGGAGAGAATAACTTCTACTAAACATGGTTCTATTACTTCAATACAGGCGGTATATGTGCCTGCAGATGACTTAACAGACCCTGCGCCTGCTACAGCATTTACTCACCTTGATGCAACAACTGTATTATCGAGGGAAGTGAGTGAAAAAGGTATTTATCCGGCAGTAGACCCTCTCGCTTCAACAAGCAGAATATTAGACCCTATAGTGTTAGGTAAAGAACATTATGAAGTAGCTAGAAAAGTTCAGCATATATTACAAAGATATAAAGATTTACAAGATATTATTGCAATATTAGGTGCTGATGAGCTTTCTGAAGATGATAAATTAATTGTATCTCGTGCTAGAAAAATAGAGCAATTTTTAAGTCAGCCTTTCTTTGTGGCAGAACAATTTACTGGTCTTCAAGGAAGATATGTTAAATTAGAAGATACTATTAGAAGTTTTAAAGGTATTTGTAATGGCGATTATGATGACTTGCCAGATCAAGCTTTTAGATTGGTGGGTTCTATAGAGGAAGCTATTGCTAAAGCTAAAACTATAAATGCTTAA